AGTTGTGGGGGAAGGAGGCCGGACATTGAGCGGAGTGCGGGGTGAACGCTGCATGATCGATCCGGATCGGCTATAATCGGGCCATGAGCGAACCCGGCGATCCGACCCTCCAGGTGACCTGCCCCTGCTGCAAGGCGACCCTCCTGGTCGACCCCAGGGAGGGAACGGTCAAGGAGTGGAAAGAGGCGAAAGACCCGAGGAAGTCCGCGGACCTCAAGGACGCGATGAAGCTCCTGGCGGAGGAGAAGGCGCGGGTGGACGCGCGCTACCAGGAGATCGTCAGGACCGACAAGGAAAAAGGGGCCACCATGGACCGGAAGTTCAAGGAGTTCCTCGAGAAGAGCCAGGACGAACCGCCCACCAAGCCCCTGAGGGACGTCGACCTCGACTGATCCCCCCCCGGCTTTTCCACAAGACTTCCGCGGAAATCCGTTAAACGGATTCCGGATTCCATCCGATACACAGGGAAGGGACCCGGGACTTTCGGCTCGGGGAAGAAGGAAAAGCGGACGGGGCATGAGGCGATGACAGCGATCGGGAATATCCTCGCGTTTCTGGCGATGAGCGCCGTCATGCTCTACATCCTGGGCTTCTACTGGAAGAAGGTCCGGCTGGTGAGACGGAGCAAGCGATGGCCCTCGACCCTGGGGGAGATCCTCCAGTCGAAGGTGGTGAGGGAATCGAACGACGACGGCAGCCATTACTTCGCCAAGGTGGTCTACCGGTATTCCGCCCGGGGGGAAATTTACGAAGGGGATACCGTGCAGATCGGCGTCGGAGGGAACACCGGAGCCAGGAGGAAGGCGAAGGAGACGGTGAGCCGGTACCCTGCGGGGGCGCAGACCCTGGTCTACTTCGACCCCGAGAAACCGGGCAGGGCTTGCATAGAGAGGAGCGGGGAGGGGGGGTGGGTGCTCTACTTCCTGGCGATCGTCTATCCCGTGTTCCTCCTGGTCATCTTCCTGGAGACGTTCCAGATCGGCCTGCCCGATATTCGCTTTCCAGCCGGCGGAAAAAAAGAACCCGTCGCGTACGTTGGGGATTACGGCGACTATTCCTACTCGGGCGGTCGCGGGAAAATCTACGGGCCCAACGCCCTGGGCCAGCCGGTGGGCGCGGACTTGTTCGAGGGCCGGTTCCTCTTCGTGGAGTATGCCGCCCCGTGGTGCTCCTCTTCCGGGCCCCAGGCGGTTTCCTTCAGGAACCTGATGCGCCGGGGAACCATCGCGGGACGTAAAGTCGTATTCCTCACCGTGATGACCGGCGGGAAGGAGGCGCTGACCCCGTCCACGCGGGAAACGGCGGCCGATTGGGCAGGGCGGCACGGTCTCGATCCGGCCCGTGTGGTGGCGGAAGGACAGTCCGGCAGGACCATTCCCCAGCATGCGTTGTTCTCCCCCATGGGGCAGACGCTCTACCGGAGCGAGGGACAGCTTTCGCAAGACCAGATGGCGGCTCTGCTTGTCCGACACGTCGGCGAGTGGAACGAAAGGTTTCCCCACGTCGTTTCGGCCCGGTAGCCTGTTTCCGGGTGAGGCCGCCTCGCTTCCACAACCGTTTAGTGGAAATCTGAAGGATATTCAACAGTTGATGTTTCCCGGTCACCCGATAAGATAATGGCAGTGCTTCGCCGGGGATTTCTCCGGCGGATCGGAATTTCGCCGTGGAGGTGCAACGGCATGGACTTCGCCCTGTCCGACGAGCAGCGGATGATCTCCGACCTCGCGCGGGAGTTCGCGCGAAACGAGATCGTTCCGGTGGCGAAGGAGCTCGACAAGGAGGCGAGATTCCCCCGGGAGATCATCGAGAAGGCGAGGGAGGCGGGGCTGCTCAACATCAATGTCCCCGCAGAGTACGGGGGGAGCGGCCTCGGCAGCATGGAGCTTGCGCTGGTGGCGGAGCAGCTCGGGTGGGGCTGCACCGGGATCACCACTTCGATGTGCCTCGACTTCCTCGTCGTCGAGGCGCTTCTCATGGCGGGGACCGGGAAGCAGAGGAAAAAGTACCTGGGTCGGCTGATGGACGGCAAGTTCGGCTGCTTCGCCCTGACCGAGCCGGCCGCTGGCTCCGACGTGGCGGGGATCCGGACGCGGGCGGTGAAGCGGGGGGACCGGTACATTCTGAACGGCGCGAAGGTGTGGATCACGAACGCCTCGGTGGCAGATTTCCTGGTCGTTTTCGCGAAGACCGATGCGGAAGGGGGTCACAAGGGAATCACCCTGTTTCTCGTCGACCGCAACGCCGCGGGGGTCGAGGTGGGAAAGCCGATCCCGAAGATGGGACAGAAGGCCTCTCCCTCCTGCGAGGTGTTCCTCTCCGACGTCGGGGTGCCGGAGAGCGCGCGGATCGGGGCGGAGGGGGAAGGGTTTTCCCTCGCCATGCGGATCTTCGACCGTTCCCGGCCGTTCGTGGCCGCGATGGCGACGGGATTGATCCAGCGGTGCCTCGACGAGTCGCTCGCCTACGCGATGGAGCGGAAGAGCATGGGCGTGCGGATCGTGGAGCACCAGGCGGTGGGTCACAAGATCGCCGAGATGTCGATCCGCGCCGAAGCCGCCCGGCTTCTCACGCATCGGGCGGCCTGGATGGCGGACCGCGGGATGAGGTGCACGGAGGCGGTGGCGGCGGCGAAGGCCTTCGCGGCGGACGGCGCGATGTGGGCGGCCACCGAGGCGGTGCAGGTATTCGGGGGGATGGGGTACAGCGCCGAGTACGAGGTGGAGAAGCTGATGCGGGACGCCAAGCTCCTCCAGATCTACGAGGGGACCAACGAGATCCAGAGAAACGTCATCGTCCGGGAGTTGACGAAACGGTAGGAGCGGCGACCGGGCAAAGAGGGAGGGACCCATGGCGAATCCGGTGATCATCGAGGCGGTGCGGACACCGTTCGGCCGGCGGGGAGGGGCGCTCCGGGAGGTGCGGCCGGACAGCCTCCTCGCCCACGCGCTGAAGGGGCTGGTGGAGCGGGCGGGGATTTCCCCCGAGAAAGTGGAGGACGTGATCTGCGGCGCGGTCACCCAGGCGGGGGAGCAGGCGGCCAACGTGGCCCGGCTCGGGGTGATGCTGGCCGGCTTCCCGGTCGAAGTGCCCGGCGTCTCGCTCAACCGGATGTGCGGATCGAGCCAGCAGGCGGTCCACTTCGCGGCGCAGGCGGTGGCGGCGGGCGACATGGACTTCGCGATCGGCGCCGGCATCGAGAGCATGACCCGGGTCCCCATGTTCTCCGACATCGCCTGCGGGCTGGAGAACGTGGGGTTCGAGGTGTTGAACCCGGCCCTCTTTACGCATCACGAGCTGATCCACCAGGGGGAGAGCGCGGAGCGGATCGCGGACCGGTGGGGGATCCCGCGGGAGGAGACGGACCGGTTCGCGATGGAGAGCCACCGCAGGGCGAGCGAGGCGGCCAAGCGGGGCCTCCACACGGAGCTTCTTCTGACGACCGGGGCGGACAAGGAAGGGAAGCCGGTCGCGCTGGCAAGGGACGAGGGGATCCGGGATATCCTCGACGAGGCGAAGATGAAGGCGCTGCCCACGGTGTTTCGGCCGGCCGGCAACGGGGTGGTCACGGCGGGCAATTCGAGCCAGATCTCGGACGGGGCCTCCGCGGTGCTGGTGGCAAGCGAAGAGGCGGCGCGGGCTGAGGGGCTGCGGCCGAAGGCCCGCTTCCTCGCGCGGGTCGCCGTGGGATCCGACCCCACCCTCCAGCTTACGGGAGTGATCCCGGCCACCCGCGAGGCGCTGAGGAGGACAGGGCTCTCGCTCAAGGATATCGACTGGATCGAGATCAACGAGGCCTTCGCCACGGTGGTGATCTCGTGGGCGAGGGATCTCTCCGCCGATATGGAGAAGGTGAACCGCTGGGGAGGGGCGATCGCCCACGGGCATCCGCTGGGGGCCACCGGGGCCGGCCTCTTCGCCAAGATGCTCGCCGGGCTTACGGCGACCGGCGGGCGGATCGGGCTTCTGACGATGTGCATCGGCCATGGGATGGCCACGGCCACGGTGATCGAGAGGATCTGAACGGCTTCGCGGGGGATCCCCCGCCGGAAAGGAGAGACCGATGGAGATCCGGAACCACACGTTCCTCGTCACGGGCGGGAGTTCGGGACTCGGCGCGGCCACCGCGGTTTTGCTCGCCGGCGAGGGGGCGCAGGTAGTGGTCGCGGACCGGAAGCCCCCGGAGAAGGCGGTGCAGGCTCTCGTGACGGCGGGAAAGATCCGGTACGTGGAGACCGACGTGACGGACGAGAAGAGCGCCGGTGCGGCGGTGGATGCGGCCGCGGCTGCCGGCGGAGGGCTGCGCGGGCTGGTGAACTGCGCCGGCGTCGCCGTGGCGGAGCGGGTGCTCGGGAAATCCGGCCCCCACGCCCTGGCCTCCTTCGCCTTCTGCGTCCAGGTGAACCTAGTGGGGACCTTCAACATGATCCGGCTCGCCGCCGCCGAGATGGCGAAGCGGGATCCGCTCCCTACGGGGGAGCGGGGTGTCATCGTGAACACGGCTTCGGTGGCGGCCTACGAGGGGCAGATCGGACAGGCCGCCTACGCCGCCTCGAAGGCCGGCATCGTGGGGCTGACGCTACCGGCGGCACGGGACCTCTCGGGGCTGGGGATCCGGGTCAATACCATCGCCCCCGGCATCTTCGACACCCCGATGCTCGCCGGGATGTCGGACGAGGTGCGGGAGTCGCTCGGGAAGATGGCTCCCTTCCCGCGCCGGCTCGGGCAGCCGTCGGAGTATGCGGCGCTGGTGAGGCACATCGTCGAGAACCCGATGATCAACGGGGAGGTGATCCGCCTGGACGGCGCGATCCGCCTCGCCCCGAGGTAGGCGATCCACCCGGGGCTGTTGGGCGCGTTCGATCCCGGGGCGCCCGGCTGGCCGGGACCGAGGATGGAGGAGGGGGGTCCTTCTTGTCGTATGAATCGGTAGAACCCTTCATTGAGCAATGCTGGGAGCCCCGCTCCTTCTGGCTCCGCAGGCCCCGTCCGGTCGGGGAGCGGTTCCTGGTCGTCCGGGGAGACCGCGGCCTTCGTTCGCCCCCCTCCGCCCCCGGACGCATTCCGATCCTCCTCGAGGTCCGTCACGCATTCGGGTCCGGCGGCCACGGCTCCACGGAAGGATGTATCGTCGCGCTGGAGAAGGTGGTGGAGGGTGGGGAGCGGGTGTTGGACCTGGGAACCGGGTCGGGGATCCTCGCCATTGCGGCCCGCAAACTGGGGGCTTCGCATATCACCGCCGTCGACATCCGGGAGTCGGCCTGCCGGGAAGCGCGCGGGAACCTTCTCCTGAACGGGATCCGGGAAGGGGTGCAGGTTCTCCATGGCGGGATCGAGTCGGCCGAGGGGCGGTTTGACATCGTCCTGGCGAACCTGCGAACCCCCATCCTTGTTGACCTCATGGGAAAGATTACAGGAAAGATGCTAGATGGCCGAATACTGGTCCTTTCCGGGATCCTGGAAAGCGAGTTCCATTCCTTCCGGTTCTTCCTGGAACGGTACCCGCTCACGCTATTGGAAACGATCGCGGCCGGGGGATGGATGACGCTGGTGTCGCGGAGAACCGGGGGGGGTTAGTCGTCCTTCCGGATCCGGATCACCTGGCTGACACCGGGCAGCCTCTCGACTTCCCGCTCGTCCAGGGCATCGGTGTCGCCGATCACGCCGATGATCGTCCGGTTGGCCCCGGTTGACTGGTGGATGTCGAACCCGTGGTTGGTCAGGTATTCCTTGATGGCGTCCAGCGCATCCTCTGGGGCGTTTCTTTTCGTGATGATCAGCATTCCTTCTCCTCCCCCGCGCGGGACATGATCCGCTCCAGGCGGCGCGATTCGTCGACGACGCGTTCGAAGAGGCGCACGATCGCCCCGCCATCAAGGGGACCGGGGTTGGACTCTTTCATCCGCAGGAAGATCCGCTTTTCCCTGGCCGGGTCGTAGACCGGAAGCCCCAGCAGCTTCTTGATCTCCCCGATCGCCAGCGCCAGCCGGGCCCGCTCGTTGAAGATGCGCAGCAGTTCGTCGTCCAGCAGGTCGATCCGCTTTCGGATTTCGTCGATTTCCACGCGATCCTCGCCTGATCGGTGATGGGAACGAACGGTACCGGGCCAGTGTACCCAATACCGGACGGCCGAAGCAATCGCCCGGCGCCCTTCGCCCTCGGTCTCGCGTTGCGGGGTGGCGGAGCAGGAGGACCGCTGGAGCAGGAGGACCGCTTGGCCTCCATGTCGGGAGTGATACAATGGGGACGCGATTCTGGACCCGACGCCGGAGGAGGGGGATGATGGGGGTGCGGAAGATCGTCGCCTGGGGCCTGCTTGCCGCATCGATCCTGACGTGGAACGCCTGTGGGAAACCCCGGTTTTTTTCCGCGACCCGGATCGATCCGGTCTCCTGCCGTCTTGTCGCGAACGGGGAGTTCGTAGAGGTGCGCTTCCGCTTCCACGGGAAGGAGCCGTTCGATCCGAATCGCCCGGATCTGTTCCTGGTCGACGAGGCGACGGGCGAGAAGTTCTACCTCATGCAGCTGCAGCGGATCGGGCAGGTGAAGGCAACGGAGAACATCGAGGAAAAAACGGTCCACTCCATCCTCTTCAAGAACCGGGAGGGGATGCTCAAGCCCGGCGCGCGGGTCACGTTCGTCATCGGTTCGCACCGCCGGGAGCACCTGACCCTGGAGAAGTAGGCGGCCGGTCCGGCGGGGAGTCGCCGGAGGCGTCTCCGCCGTTCCCGGAGCGCGCGGGATCTCCGTTTCCGGAAAGGATCCCCCGGACGCTCTCCAGGAGTTTCGTGGGGGTGATCGGTTTCTGGAGAAATACCCCCCTGGCGTCGACGTCTCCCAGCTGCGTGACCGCTTCCCGGGAATAGCCCGAGATGAAGAGAACGAGCAGGCCGGGCCGCGAGGCGGTCAGCTCGCGGGCCAGTTCGATGCCGTTCATCCCCGGCATGACCATGTCCGTCACGAGGAGGTGGATCGGCCCCGGGTATCCCCCGGCCAACGCGATCGCCTCCGCGCCCGTGGAGGCCTCGAGGACGGAGTATCCGAACCCCTTCAGCGCTTCGCAGGCCAGCTCCCGAACCATCTCCTCGTCCTCGACGACGAGCAGGGTTTCCCCCCCCGTCGCTTCCTCCTTCTCCGGGGTCCTGGCCTCTTCCTCCGGCCCGGTTTCCGCATCCTCCGCCGCCGGGAAGTAGAGGGAGAAGGTCGTTCCCTCCCCGGGGCTGCTCGCGACGCTGATGTATCCTCCGCTCTGCTTTACGATCCCGTAGACGGTGGCCAGGCCGAGGCCGGTTCCCTTCCCCTGCTCCTTCGTCGTGAAGAACGGCTCGAAGATCCTGGCCAACGTGTCCGGGTTCATCCCGCACCCGTCGTCCATCACGTCGACCCGGACGTACCGGCCCTTTGGAATGGTCAGCCGTTCCTCCACGAGAGGCTCCCCGAACTCCACGTTTCCGTTCGAAACGGAGATCCTTCCTCCGCCGGGCATGGCGTCTCTCGCGTTTACCACCAGGTTCATCAGGACCTGGCCGATCTGGTTCGGATCCGCCTTTGCCGGCCAGATGTCCGGGTCGAGGTCGATGGCCAGCTCGAAGGTCTCCCCGATCAGCCTTCGCAGCATCTTGCTATGGTCCGATACCACCTCGTTCATCCGGAACACTTTCGGCTTGAGCACCTGCAGGCGGCTGAACGCGAGAAGCTGCTGCGTCAGCGACGAGGCGCGCTCGCCCGCCTTGAAGATCTCCTCGATCTCGTGCCGTTCCCGGGATCGCTCCGCCAAACGGGCCAGGAGGAGCTCGCTGTATCCCATGATCACGGAAAGAAGGTTGTTGAAATCGTGGGCGACGCCTCCCGCCAGTCTTCCCACCGCCTCCATCTTCTGGGAATGGATCAGCTTTTCCTCGCTTCGACGCAGGGCTTCCTCCGCCCGCTTGGCCTCGGTGATGTCGGCGACGATCGCCGTCATCCCGGACGGGTTCCCCGTCCGGTCGAGAAGCGGCGCCCCGGAGAAGGAGAGGACGATTCCGGCTCCGTTCCGATCGGCGCCGGCGATCTCCACGTTGGAAAACCCCTCCCCCCGGAGAGTCCGGTCGCAGGCCGCTTTCAGCTCCGGGTTGCTTCCCCGTGCGAAGATCGGGTTCGGCAGGTTCAGCGCCTCATCCCGGCGCCACCCGAAGATGCTCTCCGCCGCCGGGTTCCACACCCGGATCCTCCCGGTCTCGTCGGTCTCGAAGATGGCCAGCGGGGAGGCCTCCACCAGGGATTCGAGCATGTGGGTGCTCTCCCGCAGCGCCTCCTCGGCCCGGACACGGTCCGCGATGTGGTTTTCGACGGTGTTCACCATCGTGTTGATCGCCCGGACGAGCGTGGAGATTTCGTTTCCCCGGGGAGAGAGGTCCGGTTCCCCCTCGGAATACTGCGCGATCACCTGGCGGGCCTTCGTCTCCAGCCGGCTCAGGGGACGGATGAGCATGTACATCACGACGCAGCCCAGCAGCGTGATGGCGAAGAACAGGAAGATCCCCCATTCGGCCAGCTTGGCCTTGTTCTTCTTCAGGAGGTCCTTGATCACGCTGATGTCCGTTTCGATGACCAGGCAGAACTCATCCTCCAGGATCCGCAGCGGGACGTAGGTGTAGGACCGGAAGTTCTCCCGGTCGGTGTAGAAGAGCGGTCTTTGTTCCAGGAGCGTTTTCCTGGCCAACTCCTGGTCGATCCGCTCCGGGCCCGACTCCCGGTAGGAGGCGGCGATCACGTCGTCCGCGGTGGCGAGAAACAGCTGGCTTCCGGTCTCCCGGGCGATCTTCGAGGCGAACTCGTCGTCGATCCGGTTTCCCAGGATCAGGACCCCTGTCGGGGTATTCTTCCCGGACACGGAAATGGGAACGAAAGAGCGCAGCGACCAGCGTCCGCCCGCCTGGGTCACCGCGAGAACCTGCTCTCCCTTCAGCGCCCGCTGGAACGCCTCGGAGGCGGCCGGTTTCTCGTGGAGTTCCGCTTTGTCCGCGCTGTAGAGGATCTGCCCTTGGGTGGTTGCCATGAGGAACGTCTGCAGGTTCACCTGGGAGTGCAGCTGCTTCATGGCGGCCGCCAGCGGTTTCCTGTCTCCGGCCGTCTTCTGGTAATGGTAGAGGCCGTAATAGAGGTCGGTGTCGTGTTTCAGGATTTTGGAAAGGCTGGACAGCTTCTTCGTTTCCAGGGAGAGGATGGAGTTGATCGTCAGGTGGATGTTTTTCGACTTGTTGCTTTCCCGCTCCTCGAACACGGTGTAGAAGACGTTCTTGTTGATGAAATAGCCGGTCGCAAAGATCCCGGCGACAATGACCAGAAAAAACAAGGTGATCGGGATGGCGATGCTGTGTTTGAAGCGCATGTCCCGTTTCGATGCCCCCGTGCCCGGACCTTCCGGATTTCCATGGTGAATATCGGAAAAAACGGGTGGATTCTTTAATCCCTTCGGATGGTTGACGCCCGGGATCCCGGTTTCCGTCTTGGTGTACGGCCGGGAGTTGGAGTATCATGAGGGATATCTCTCCCAGAACGGATCGATTCCGGGAAACTCAGACAAGGGGGAATCCATGAAAACGTCCGAAATGGTCGCCATCATCCACAGGGGGATCTATCGCGAGAAGGAAGCGATCCGGGCCTACATCGAGTTCGCGAAGCGGGTGAAGGACCCCAAGGCGAAAAATGTGCTGATCAACCTCGCCGCCGACGAAGTCGGCCACATGACCAAGCTCGAGAAGCACCTGCTGAGCCTCCTCAAGGGGCAGCCCTGGGTCCTCCCGAAGGCCGAGGAGATCCGCGACGTGGCCGCGGTGTTCGAGGGGAGCGCCTACGAAAAGCTCGACATCAAGGACGAGGACCTGGCGAAGGCGGACGAGGTCAAGATTCTCGGGATCGCCGTCGAGCGGGAGATCGTCGCGAACCAGTTCTACCTCGAACTGGCCGAGAAGGCGAAGTCCGAGGATGCGAAGAAGATGTTCCTTTCCCTGGCCAAGGAGGAGGAGCTCCACATGAAGATCCTGAAGGCCGAGATCGACTCGATCGGGCAGAGCGGCTTCTGGTTCGACATGCAGGAGTTCTCGATGGAGATGTAGGGGCGCCCGGCGTTACCGCCGCCACATCTCCCAGAGGTTCAGAAGGACCGGGGAGAGGATCACGAGGAAGACGGCGGGGAAGATGAAGAGGACCAGCGGGAGGAGAATCCGGATCGCCGCCTTCTGGGCGAACGCCTCGGCCCGCTGCTGCTGTTTTTCGAGCAGTTTTCCCGAGTGATCCCGGAGCGCCCGGGACAGGCCGACCCCGAGTTCCTCCCCCTGCTGGATCAGGTTCAGGAAGGTGTGGTAATCGTCGAGCGGGACCCGGTGCCGGGAACGGTCGAGCGCCTCCTTTCGGGGAATCCCGAGCATCCGGGCGCGGGAGATCTCCTTCAACTCGTCTGCGAGCGGCCCACGGGGGAGTGCCATCGATACCTCCTGCAGGGCGACATGGGAACCGGTCCCCGCTTCCAGGAGCAGGGAGAGCAGGAAGGAGGCGATCGGCAGGGAGGAACGGAGCGCCCGGATCCGTTGCCGCGCCTGTTCCCTCATGGAGAGAAAGAGGACGAGGAAGCCGATCGTACCGGAAAGCGGGAGAAGCAGCAACAGCCGCCGGATCGAACAATCCGCGATCAGGGCCGGGGCCAGGATTCCGAGAAAGGCGGCTTCCGCGGCATGGAGGGGACGGCAGGAGGTCACCAGGCGCACTCCCGGAAACGGAAAGATCCCGGTTTCGACGAGCCGATCCCGCGCCGTGACGTGAAGGCGGGAGATGCGGTCGCTGACCGGCTGCCCGCCGCCGGGCGGGAACAGCCGGCCGATCCCCAGGACCAGGAAATAGACTCCCGGGAACACCATCCCTGCGACCAGGAGCAGGTCCCGTGCGGTCACGGCGTTTCCGCCATGATCTTCCGGATGCAGAGCCACCCGAACAGCTGGAGGATCGCGGCGACGGAAAGGATCGCAAGTCCCGGAGCCGTCTCCAGGCAGCGGGGAAGATACTCCGGATCGATCCTCGACAGCACGAGGATGAATCCCGGGGGGAGAAGGGTGAGGACGATCGCCTGGAGACGGGACTGGGCGGTCATGCTCCGGAGCCGCCCTTCCATGAGCAATTTCGCTTGCAGGATATCCCTGCACCGGGAGAGGAGATTCGCCACGTCGCTCCCGGTGGAAAGGGCGCTGTTCAGCGGGCGGACGAACAGGACCACCTCCTCGCAGGGAAGCCGCTTCTCCCAGTGCGTGAGCGCCTCCGAAACGGGTGTCCCTATCCGGATCCGCTGGAAGATCCAGGCGACCTCTTCCCGGACCCCGCGGGGGAGCAGGGGGATGGCGTCCTGGAGCGACNNNNNNNNNNNNNNNNNNNNNNNCTTCGGCGGTTCCGGTAGGTCCGGATCAGCAGTCCGGAGAAGAGGGCGCAGGCAAGTCCGGCAGCCGGTCCGGCCCAGGGGGATCTCACCAGGATCGCGACGCAGATTCCCGGAATGGCGCACAGGGCGAGAAGGGCAAGCCGGGCCTGGGACGGGGATAGGAAGAGAAGCTCCTCCCGGAGCGTCGCCGAGGTGGAGACCGCGGCCCGGTCGAGCCTTCCGCGGAGCCAGGGGAACGCCGACCGGTGGAGAAAGAGCAGGAGGGAGAGAACCCCTCCGAGCAGCAGCAGGGTCTCCGGGACGGTCAACGCCGCTCTCCTCCCGGATGCAGGAACTTGGAGGGGACCCCGGTCGACACGAGCGATCCCGCCCCGTTCTCCCCGGCTCCCTTCGTCCATCGGAAGATCTCCTGGAGGAGGATCTGGGTTTCGCCCGTCCCGGTCACTTCGGTGATCGAGGAGACCGCCCGCCTCCCCTCCGGAAGCCGGACGATGTGGACGATGACGTCGATCGCGGAGGAGATCTGGTCCCGGATCGCCCTCACCGGGATCTCCACCCCGGAGAAAAGAACCATCGTTTCCAGGCGGCGCAGCATGTCCCGGGGGGTGTTCGCGTGCCCCGTCGTGATCGAGCCGTCGTGCCCCGTGTTCATCGCCTGGAGCATGTCGAGCGCTTCCCCGCCGCGACATTCCCCGACGATGATCCGGTCGGGCCGCATGCGCAGGGAATTGCG
The nucleotide sequence above comes from Deltaproteobacteria bacterium GWC2_65_14. Encoded proteins:
- a CDS encoding acetyl-CoA acetyltransferase, yielding MANPVIIEAVRTPFGRRGGALREVRPDSLLAHALKGLVERAGISPEKVEDVICGAVTQAGEQAANVARLGVMLAGFPVEVPGVSLNRMCGSSQQAVHFAAQAVAAGDMDFAIGAGIESMTRVPMFSDIACGLENVGFEVLNPALFTHHELIHQGESAERIADRWGIPREETDRFAMESHRRASEAAKRGLHTELLLTTGADKEGKPVALARDEGIRDILDEAKMKALPTVFRPAGNGVVTAGNSSQISDGASAVLVASEEAARAEGLRPKARFLARVAVGSDPTLQLTGVIPATREALRRTGLSLKDIDWIEINEAFATVVISWARDLSADMEKVNRWGGAIAHGHPLGATGAGLFAKMLAGLTATGGRIGLLTMCIGHGMATATVIERI
- a CDS encoding acyl-CoA dehydrogenase; the encoded protein is MDFALSDEQRMISDLAREFARNEIVPVAKELDKEARFPREIIEKAREAGLLNINVPAEYGGSGLGSMELALVAEQLGWGCTGITTSMCLDFLVVEALLMAGTGKQRKKYLGRLMDGKFGCFALTEPAAGSDVAGIRTRAVKRGDRYILNGAKVWITNASVADFLVVFAKTDAEGGHKGITLFLVDRNAAGVEVGKPIPKMGQKASPSCEVFLSDVGVPESARIGAEGEGFSLAMRIFDRSRPFVAAMATGLIQRCLDESLAYAMERKSMGVRIVEHQAVGHKIAEMSIRAEAARLLTHRAAWMADRGMRCTEAVAAAKAFAADGAMWAATEAVQVFGGMGYSAEYEVEKLMRDAKLLQIYEGTNEIQRNVIVRELTKR
- a CDS encoding 3-hydroxy-2-methylbutyryl-CoA dehydrogenase, encoding MEIRNHTFLVTGGSSGLGAATAVLLAGEGAQVVVADRKPPEKAVQALVTAGKIRYVETDVTDEKSAGAAVDAAAAAGGGLRGLVNCAGVAVAERVLGKSGPHALASFAFCVQVNLVGTFNMIRLAAAEMAKRDPLPTGERGVIVNTASVAAYEGQIGQAAYAASKAGIVGLTLPAARDLSGLGIRVNTIAPGIFDTPMLAGMSDEVRESLGKMAPFPRRLGQPSEYAALVRHIVENPMINGEVIRLDGAIRLAPR
- a CDS encoding chorismate mutase, which encodes MEIDEIRKRIDLLDDELLRIFNERARLALAIGEIKKLLGLPVYDPAREKRIFLRMKESNPGPLDGGAIVRLFERVVDESRRLERIMSRAGEEKEC